The stretch of DNA GGCGATCCTATCATGATGCCCGTCGGCGAGGCCGTTCTCGGCCGCGTGCTGAACGTTGTGGGCCGCCCCGTGGACGGATTGGGTCCTGTCAGCCAGGAAAAAATGCTGCCTATTCATAGGTCGGCGCCCAAATTTACCGAACAGGACACCACCGTTCGCGTTCTTGAAACCGGCGTAAAGGTTATTGACCTGCTGGTGCCCTTCCCGCGCGGCGGTAAAATGGGCATGTTCGGCGGCGCTGGCGTGGGCAAGACCGTTATCATGATGGAAATGGTCCATAACATCGCCATGCAGCACGGCGGTATCTCCGTGTTCGCGGGCGTTGGTGAAAGAACCCGTGAAGGAAACGACCTTTACCACGAAATGAAGGAAGGCGGCGTTCTTCCCAAGGCTTCTCTGGTTTACGGCCAGATGACTGAGCCCCCCGGAGCCCGCGCCCGCGTGGCTTTGTCCGCTCTGACTTCTGCTGAATACTTCCGTGATCAGGAAGGTCAGGACGTGCTGATCTTCATCGATAACATTTTCCGTTTCACCCAGGCCGGCTCCGAGGTTTCCGCTCTGCTCGGCCGTATGCCTTCCGCGGTTGGTTACCAACCGACCCTGGCCGTCGACCTTGGCGAACTCCAGGAACGCATCACCTCCACGGATAAGGGCTCCATTACGGCTGTCCAGTGCGTGTACGTGCCTGCTGACGACTTGACGGACCCCGCACCCGCAACCACATTTGCTCACTTGGACGGAACCGTCGTTCTTTCCCGTCAGATCGTGGAATTGGGCATCTACCCCGCCGTGGATCCGCTGGACTCTTCGTCCCGCATCCTCGACCCGGGTTACCTGGGCGACGAACATTACGGAGTCGCTCGCACGGTGCAGCAAATGCTGCAGAAATACAAGGAACTCCAGGACATCATCGCCATTCTGGGTATGGACGAACTGTCTGACGAAGACAAGATCACCGTCGCCAGGGCGCGTAAGATCCAGAGATTCCTGTCCCAGCCTTTCTTTGTGGCCGAGAACTTCACTGGCAAGCCCGGCAAATACGTAAAGCTGGAAGACACTGTTCGCGGCTTCAAGGAAATCGTGGATGGCAAGCATGATGACCTGCCGGAACGCGCTTTCTACATGGTCGGCGGTATCGAAGAAGCTATCGAAAACGCCAAGAGCATGGCAGATGCCGCGTAGCGGTATGACCGCATAAAAAAGAGGATATTATGGCTGGCAATATTTTACTTGAAGTAGTCACGCCCGAGAAGATCGTGGTAAGTGAGACTGTTCAGACCGTAACCGCCCCAGGCAGCGAAGGCGAGTTCGGCGTCCTGGTCGGTCATACCCCTTTTCTCGCCACCTTGAAACTAGGTACCTTGAACTTCAAGGACGAGACGGGAAAGGTGCGTGCGGTCTTTATCAACGGCGGTTTTGCGGAAACTTTGCCTAACAAAGTCACTGTCTTGGCCGAATCAGCGGAACGTCGTTGCGACATTGACGCGGATCGCTGCAGATTGGCTTTGGAGAGAGCCCAGCAGAGGCTTGAGTCCAAGGAGACCGCAGTGGACTTTGAAAGGGCCAAACGCGCTCTTGCCAGGGCTCAAACCCGCATGAGCCTTGCCGAATCCAGAAAAATGGACGGCTTTCAATAAAAACATCCGCTCAATCTTTGTGTTTGAGCTGACAAAAAATCAGGGGGGTGGTTGCCGCCGCGTGACCGCCCCCTTTTTGCGTTTATGGGTTCGCACTAGAGCATAGAGAAAAACCGCTTGACTTATATTTGCAGGGGTCGTTATACTCCGCCCATGCTCGGGAGAATAGGAGGTATTTTGGACGAGGCAAGCATCTTTCAAGAATTCGATAGGTTAGAGAGCAAAATTAACGGACTCATTCAGCAGTGCGAGACGTTAAAACGGCAAAATGCCCAACTGGAGGCCAGCAATAGTTCACTGGCCGAGGAGTTGTTGCAAAAATCTGAAGCTGAACAAAAGCTCGTAGAAGAACGGAATTTGGTGCGGTCCCGTATTGACGGCCTCCTGGCCCGGGTTAACGAGTCAATAGGCACGGAACAGGAACAGGAAGAAGAGTATAACATCGAATAGGCGAGACATAAGGGAGCTGTAAACGTCGTTGGATGGACAGCTACACATAGAGATCCTGGGACAAAACTTTACCTTTGAAACTCAGGGTGACCGGGAAAA from Desulfatibacillum aliphaticivorans DSM 15576 encodes:
- the atpD gene encoding F0F1 ATP synthase subunit beta translates to MGENIGKITQVMGPVVDVEFEQGNLPNILTALLITNPTINDEADNLVVEVAQHLGDNVVRTIAMDVTDGLVRGMPVKDTGDPIMMPVGEAVLGRVLNVVGRPVDGLGPVSQEKMLPIHRSAPKFTEQDTTVRVLETGVKVIDLLVPFPRGGKMGMFGGAGVGKTVIMMEMVHNIAMQHGGISVFAGVGERTREGNDLYHEMKEGGVLPKASLVYGQMTEPPGARARVALSALTSAEYFRDQEGQDVLIFIDNIFRFTQAGSEVSALLGRMPSAVGYQPTLAVDLGELQERITSTDKGSITAVQCVYVPADDLTDPAPATTFAHLDGTVVLSRQIVELGIYPAVDPLDSSSRILDPGYLGDEHYGVARTVQQMLQKYKELQDIIAILGMDELSDEDKITVARARKIQRFLSQPFFVAENFTGKPGKYVKLEDTVRGFKEIVDGKHDDLPERAFYMVGGIEEAIENAKSMADAA
- a CDS encoding F0F1 ATP synthase subunit epsilon, coding for MAGNILLEVVTPEKIVVSETVQTVTAPGSEGEFGVLVGHTPFLATLKLGTLNFKDETGKVRAVFINGGFAETLPNKVTVLAESAERRCDIDADRCRLALERAQQRLESKETAVDFERAKRALARAQTRMSLAESRKMDGFQ
- a CDS encoding cell division protein ZapB produces the protein MDEASIFQEFDRLESKINGLIQQCETLKRQNAQLEASNSSLAEELLQKSEAEQKLVEERNLVRSRIDGLLARVNESIGTEQEQEEEYNIE